Proteins encoded together in one Macadamia integrifolia cultivar HAES 741 chromosome 8, SCU_Mint_v3, whole genome shotgun sequence window:
- the LOC122086031 gene encoding pentatricopeptide repeat-containing protein At1g11290, chloroplastic-like, whose protein sequence is MKSIAHQAPPYASILHGLRGLKPLQQVHTHIITLGLANNVFLANRLMNCYASSGLMAVAEQIFRRIKNKNVVSWTILISAMTKYDLHMEAFEIFCEMKKSGFLPNAVTITSILPAIGNLGLTQIGKSLHCFLLRCHLDVNVFVETSLIYMYSRFGCINAAQRLFDRMPNRNVVSWNALISGYSHNGFGEEVICLFKLMQRNGFPADFMTIMTLISGFSILGSIQAGTAIHGYTIKNGSENDKLVKTALIDMYVKCRCIGHAYRVFTEIPMKDVVTWTLMLSSFSDFGYWNKALELFNEMMRIGMVALDSVALMGILSSCSRSGALQHGRRIHALAIKTGFGEDTFVGSTLIDMYANCGDLENARNLFEGMEGRDIACWNAMISGCGMNGYGSDAIGLFLQMTGSGLEPANSTLLCVLCACSHSGIVDQGLHIFNCMVKDWSIKLNLQHYACVVDLLGRAGRLQDAHSFINNMPLQPDSEVYGALLGACRVHGNIDLGLQISQKLFELDPDEAGYYILLSNMHATAGNWEAAMTTRVSLRSKGLKKTPGLSSIEIDREIHTFMAGDRDHPQYHEIYRMLKGLITKIEAAEYVPDTNCVFQDLPDEIDKLPVSPLREASYILG, encoded by the coding sequence ATGAAGTCGATAGCCCACCAAGCTCCACCTTACGCTTCTATCCTTCACGGGCTAAGAGGACTGAAGCCCCTTCAACAAGTTCACACCCACATAATTACATTGGGTCTTGCCAACAACGTCTTTCTTGCAAACAGATTGATGAACTGTTACGCATCTTCTGGTCTAATGGCCGTGGCGGAGCAGATTTTCCGTCGAATTAAGAATAAAAATGTGGTTTCATGGACGATTTTGATATCTGCAATGACCAAATATGACCTCCATATGGAAGCTTTTGAGATCTTCTGCGAGATGAAGAAGAGTGGGTTCCTGCCCAATGCTGTTACCATCACGAGCATCCTACCTGCCATTGGTAACTTGGGTTTGACTCAGATCGGGAAATCATTGCACTGTTTCTTGCTTCGATGTCACTTGGATGTCAATGTCTTTGTAGAAACATCTCTCATTTATATGTATTCGAGATTTGGTTGCATAAATGCTGCTCAGAGGCTGTTCGATAGAATGCCCAACAGAAACGTTGTTTCATGGAATGCTCTTATTTCAGGCTATTCCCATAATGGCTTTGGGGAAGAGGTTATTTGTCTTTTTAAGTTGATGCAGAGAAATGGGTTCCCTGCTGATTTTATGACAATTATGACCTTGATATCGGGTTTCTCAATTTTAGGTTCTATACAGGCAGGGACTGCGATTCATGGTTACACAATTAAAAATGGATCTGAGAATGACAAGCTTGTTAAGACTGCTCTAATTGATATGTATGTAAAGTGCAGGTGCATTGGACATGCTTATAGAGTATTCACTGAGATTCCAATGAAGGATGTGGTTACATGGACATTGATGTTATCGAGCTTTTCAGATTTTGGATACTGGAATAAGGCTCTAGAACTTTTTAATGAAATGATGCGCATAGGCATGGTGGCTTTAGATTCTGTTGCTTTGATGGGTATTCTATCAAGCTGCAGCAGGTCTGGAGCTCTACAACATGGCAGACGGATTCATGCACTTGCAATAAAAACAGGTTTTGGAGAGGATACCTTTGTAGGATCCACACTTATAGACATGTATGCAAATTGTGGGGACCTGGAAAACGCAAGAAATTTATTCGAAGGTATGGAGGGAAGGGACATTGCATGCTGGAATGCGATGATTTCTGGTTGTGGGATGAATGGTTATGGCAGTGATGCAATTGGTCTCTTTTTGCAAATGACGGGTTCTGGCTTAGAGCCTGCTAATTCAACTCTACTGTGTGTCCTTTGTGCATGCAGCCACTCTGGAATCGTTGATCAAGGGCTCCACATTTTCAATTGTATGGTTAAAGATTGGAGTATAAAGCTGAATTTGCAACATTATGCTTGTGTGGTTGATCTCCTTGGCCGTGCTGGGCGATTACAAGATGCTCATTCATTTATAAATAACATGCCTTTGCAGCCTGATTCTGAGGTTTATGGGGCATTGCTTGGTGCTTGCAGAGTTCATGGAAATATAGACTTGGGGCTACAGATTTCACAAAAGCTCTTTGAGTTAGATCCTGATGAAGCTGGTTACTACATCTTGCTTTCAAACATGCATGCTACTGCTGGAAACTGGGAGGCTGCCATGACAACCAGAGTATCGTTGAGATCAAAGGGATTGAAGAAGACCCCAGGCTTAAGTTCAATTGAGATAGATAGAGAGATTCATACATTTATGGCAGGAGATAGAGATCACCCCCAGTACCATGAAATTTATAGGATGTTAAAGGGCTTGATTACAAAGATTGAAGCAGCAGAATATGTACCTGACACCAATTGCGTTTTCCAGGATCTACCAGATGAGATAGATAAATTACCTGTATCACCATTGCGAGAAGCTAGCTATATCTTGGGTTAA